In one window of Prevotella fusca JCM 17724 DNA:
- a CDS encoding NADH-quinone oxidoreductase subunit N: MNYSDFFKMIPEASLVAILIVLFVADFATAKTEERKWFNPLASVFLLLNTFVCLYPMEPQNLFGGMYVTTPAVNVMKAILSMGTFIVVVQSRVWAAKSGKEGEFYMLIVSTLLGMFSMMSAGNFLMFFLGLEMASVPMACTVAFDMYRKNSAEGAAKFILTATFSSGVMLYGISFLYGQFGTLYFADIATKMEATPLAIMGLVFFFSGLGFKISLVPFHFWTADTYQGAPTTVTGYLSVISKGAAAFTLLSILFHVFGGMMEYWHVLLMIVVVLSITIANLFAVRQSELKRFMAFSSISQAGYIMLAAIGNDWASSVAALSYYVLIYVVANMAVFTIISVVEQNNGGKTNIDDYNGFYQTNPRLSFLMTLAMFSLGGIPPFAGMFSKFFIFMSGVNGADINTTMGAWAYAVVFIALLNTVISLYYYLKIVKAMYIVRTDSPLPTFKSDCNTKFALAVCMAGILLFGVCSFVYEWIAAAV, from the coding sequence ATGAATTATAGTGATTTCTTTAAGATGATTCCGGAGGCAAGTCTCGTTGCCATCCTGATTGTTTTGTTTGTTGCTGACTTTGCAACGGCAAAGACTGAAGAACGCAAGTGGTTCAATCCGCTGGCTTCTGTATTCCTGCTTCTGAACACGTTTGTGTGCCTCTATCCAATGGAGCCACAGAATCTGTTTGGTGGTATGTATGTAACAACCCCTGCTGTCAACGTAATGAAGGCAATCCTTTCTATGGGTACCTTTATTGTTGTGGTTCAGAGTCGTGTTTGGGCTGCAAAGAGCGGTAAGGAAGGCGAGTTCTATATGCTCATCGTTTCAACACTGCTCGGTATGTTTTCCATGATGAGCGCAGGCAACTTCCTTATGTTCTTCCTCGGTCTTGAGATGGCATCTGTGCCAATGGCATGTACTGTTGCCTTTGATATGTACCGTAAGAACTCTGCGGAAGGTGCAGCCAAGTTCATCTTGACAGCAACATTCTCAAGCGGTGTGATGCTCTATGGTATCAGCTTCCTTTACGGTCAGTTCGGTACACTTTACTTTGCTGACATTGCTACAAAGATGGAGGCAACTCCATTGGCAATCATGGGACTCGTGTTCTTCTTCAGTGGTCTTGGCTTCAAGATTTCCCTTGTACCATTCCACTTTTGGACAGCCGACACCTATCAGGGTGCGCCGACAACCGTTACCGGTTATCTGAGCGTCATCTCAAAGGGTGCTGCAGCGTTCACGTTGCTGAGCATTCTCTTCCATGTCTTCGGTGGCATGATGGAGTACTGGCACGTATTGCTGATGATAGTTGTAGTCCTTTCTATTACCATTGCCAACCTCTTTGCTGTACGTCAGAGTGAGTTGAAACGCTTCATGGCGTTCAGCTCTATCTCACAGGCGGGTTACATCATGCTGGCAGCTATCGGTAACGATTGGGCAAGCTCTGTTGCTGCTCTGAGCTATTACGTCCTGATTTATGTTGTTGCCAACATGGCAGTCTTCACGATTATCTCTGTTGTAGAGCAGAACAATGGCGGCAAGACCAATATCGACGATTACAATGGCTTCTATCAGACTAATCCACGTCTGAGCTTCCTGATGACTTTGGCGATGTTCTCACTCGGTGGTATTCCTCCGTTTGCAGGTATGTTCTCCAAGTTCTTCATCTTCATGTCTGGCGTCAATGGTGCCGACATTAACACAACAATGGGAGCGTGGGCATACGCAGTTGTATTCATCGCATTGCTCAACACGGTTATCTCACTCTATTATTATCTCAAGATAGTAAAGGCAATGTATATTGTCCGTACAGACAGTCCGTTGCCAACCTTCAAGAGTGACTGTAACACAAAGTTTGCATTGGCAGTCTGCATGGCAGGCATCCTCCTCTTCGGTGTATGCAGCTTTGTTTATGAGTGGATTGCAGCAGCAGTTTAA